Proteins found in one Cervus canadensis isolate Bull #8, Minnesota chromosome 24, ASM1932006v1, whole genome shotgun sequence genomic segment:
- the RAB42 gene encoding ras-related protein Rab-42 — protein sequence MEAGGCRYQFRIALLGDAAVGKTSLLRCYMRGAPGISEPELQLESAPTVGVEFYTRTVQLQAGPRVKLQLWDTAGQERFRCITRSFYRNVVGVLLVFDVTNRKSFEHIRDWHQEVMATQGPDKAIFLLIGHKSDLQSARCVSTQEAEELAASLGTGFMETSTKSNCNVDLAFDTLANTIQQALWQGDIKLEEDWGGVRLIQNTQISRLPSRIQHPGPCRC from the exons ATGGAGGCAGGGGGCTGTCGCTACCAGTTTCGGATCGCGCTGCTGGGGGACGCGGCCGTGGGCAAGACGTCGCTGCTGCGGTGCTACATGAGGGGTGCGCCCGGGATCTCCGAGCCCGAGCTACAGCTAGAGTCGGCGCCCACGGTGGGCGTCGAGTTCTATACCCGCACTGTGCAGCTTCAGGCCGGGCCGCGCGTCAAGCTGCAGCTCTGGGACACGGCGGGCCAGGAGCGCTTCAG GTGCATCACCAGGTCCTTTTACCGGAATGTGGTGGGTGTCCTGCTGGTCTTTGATGTGACAAACAGGAAGTCCTTTGAGCACATTCGAGACTGGCATCAGGAGGTCATGGCCACTCAGGGCCCCGACAAGGCGATCTTCCTGCTGATTGGCCACAAGAGTGACCTGCAGAGTGCCCGTTGTGTCTCAACCCAGGAGGCGGAGGAGCTCGCTGCCTCCTTGGGCACGGGCTTTATGGAGACCTCCACCAAAAGTAACTGCAATGTGGACCTGGCCTTCGACACCCTTGCCAACACCATCCAGCAGGCCTTGTGGCAGGGGGACATCAAATTGGAGGAGGACTGGGGGGGTGTGCGTCTCATCCAGAACACCCAGATCTCCAGACTGCCCAGCAGGATACAGCACCCAGGCCCATGCAGGTGTTGA